The following are encoded in a window of Paenibacillus polymyxa genomic DNA:
- a CDS encoding Tex family protein has product MSNEETKTEIRQEPNEAERQERIVKQVARELSLALKQIRTTISLLDEGNTIPFIARYRKEMTGELDENQLREIEDRVVYLRNLEDRKVEVIRIIDEQGKLTEDLQAAITSAVKLQEVEDLYRPYRQKRKTRASVAKERGLEPLSIWIWSQPKQGDALKEAESYVNAELGVENPEAAIQGALDILAENIADDAAIRQWVRRYTLDHGMLTSEAKDAEQESVYENYYSYRELAKKMPPHRILAINRGEREGILKVGLEVVPDSIYNYVAGQVIKGSSVVEELLRSVIEDAYKRLIAPSIEREVRAEMTEKGEQQAISIFAGNLRSLLLQAPIKGRRVLGVDPAYRTGCKLAVVDDTGKLLEVAVTYPTPPNNKKREAAEKFKQLIAQYGIELIVIGNGTASRETEQFVAEVIADIGDSSLAYLIVNEAGASVYSASKLAQEEFPDLDVAERSAASIARRVQDPLAELVKIEPKAIGVGQYQHDVSQKHLDESLKDVVESAVNHVGVDVNTASSALLSYVAGINATIAKNIVKYREENGKFSNRRQLQKVPRLGAKTYEQSVGFIRIPGGENPLDRTPIHPESYAVVDRLLAELNISAHDLGTKTAMEALRVSNIDELAAKLEVGVPTLKDILDSLQRPGRDPRDELPLPVFRKDVLKIEDLAPGMELQGTVRNVIDFGAFVDIGIKSDGLVHISQLRSGFVKHPMDVVSVGDNVTVWVLNVDLKKGRVGLTMKPPAEAQSQA; this is encoded by the coding sequence TTGTCTAACGAGGAAACGAAGACGGAAATCCGGCAGGAGCCGAACGAAGCAGAACGCCAAGAGCGGATTGTCAAACAAGTGGCGAGAGAGCTGTCGCTGGCACTCAAGCAAATCCGGACAACGATCAGTTTGTTGGATGAAGGGAATACAATTCCTTTTATCGCGCGTTATCGTAAGGAAATGACAGGAGAGCTGGATGAAAATCAGCTACGTGAAATTGAAGATCGTGTGGTGTATTTGCGTAATCTGGAGGATCGTAAGGTAGAGGTCATCCGCATTATTGATGAGCAGGGCAAGCTGACGGAAGACCTGCAGGCTGCTATCACCTCTGCGGTTAAACTTCAGGAAGTGGAGGATCTGTACCGTCCGTATCGGCAAAAGCGCAAAACCCGCGCCAGTGTAGCAAAGGAACGGGGACTGGAGCCGCTCTCCATCTGGATCTGGAGCCAGCCGAAGCAGGGCGATGCTTTGAAAGAAGCGGAATCCTATGTGAATGCTGAGCTGGGAGTTGAAAATCCCGAGGCGGCCATCCAAGGAGCCTTAGATATTTTAGCTGAAAATATAGCGGATGATGCGGCTATTCGCCAATGGGTACGCCGATATACGCTGGACCATGGTATGTTGACCTCCGAAGCGAAGGATGCGGAGCAAGAATCCGTGTATGAGAACTACTATAGCTATCGTGAACTTGCTAAGAAAATGCCACCTCACCGTATTCTGGCGATTAATCGCGGAGAGCGGGAAGGCATTCTTAAGGTTGGTTTGGAGGTAGTGCCAGATTCCATTTACAATTACGTGGCAGGTCAAGTGATTAAAGGATCATCAGTCGTGGAGGAACTGCTGCGCAGTGTCATTGAGGATGCGTATAAAAGACTTATCGCGCCATCTATCGAGCGTGAAGTACGCGCTGAAATGACAGAGAAGGGCGAGCAGCAGGCCATCTCCATCTTTGCAGGCAACTTGCGCAGTCTGTTGCTACAGGCTCCGATCAAGGGCCGACGTGTGCTCGGTGTCGATCCGGCCTATCGGACAGGCTGTAAGCTGGCGGTTGTCGATGACACAGGCAAGCTGCTGGAAGTGGCAGTGACGTATCCGACACCGCCGAACAACAAGAAGCGCGAGGCTGCTGAAAAGTTCAAGCAGTTGATTGCCCAATACGGGATCGAATTGATTGTCATTGGTAACGGAACCGCTTCGCGCGAGACAGAGCAATTCGTAGCGGAAGTCATCGCGGACATTGGTGACAGCAGTCTAGCGTATCTGATCGTCAATGAGGCGGGCGCGAGCGTATACTCTGCCTCCAAGCTGGCACAGGAGGAATTTCCCGATTTGGACGTGGCTGAGCGCAGTGCGGCTTCCATCGCACGTCGTGTGCAGGACCCTCTGGCTGAGCTGGTCAAAATTGAGCCGAAGGCTATTGGTGTAGGCCAATACCAGCATGATGTGTCGCAGAAACATCTGGATGAAAGCTTAAAGGACGTTGTCGAATCAGCCGTTAACCATGTCGGTGTGGATGTGAACACGGCTTCCTCTGCGCTGTTATCCTATGTAGCAGGGATCAACGCGACGATTGCCAAAAACATCGTTAAGTACCGTGAGGAAAACGGAAAATTCAGCAACCGTCGTCAATTGCAGAAGGTGCCGCGTCTTGGTGCAAAAACCTACGAGCAATCTGTAGGCTTTATCCGTATACCGGGTGGAGAAAATCCGCTGGACCGTACACCGATTCACCCTGAATCGTATGCTGTCGTAGACCGCCTGTTGGCGGAACTGAACATCAGCGCTCACGATCTGGGTACTAAGACTGCAATGGAAGCACTGAGGGTGTCCAACATTGACGAACTGGCCGCCAAGCTGGAAGTCGGCGTGCCGACACTGAAGGATATTCTGGACAGCCTCCAGCGTCCGGGCCGTGACCCACGTGACGAGCTGCCGTTGCCGGTATTCCGCAAGGATGTGCTGAAGATCGAGGATTTGGCACCGGGTATGGAACTTCAGGGAACCGTCCGCAATGTCATTGATTTCGGCGCGTTTGTCGATATCGGTATTAAAAGTGACGGGTTGGTTCATATTTCACAGCTGCGCAGTGGCTTTGTAAAGCATCCGATGGATGTCGTATCTGTCGGTGATAACGTAACGGTGTGGGTGTTGAATGTTGATTTGAAAAAAGGCAGGGTTGGTCTGACGATGAAACCTCCTGCAGAGGCGCAATCGCAGGCATAA
- the cmpA gene encoding cortex morphogenetic protein CmpA has translation MPQWLSNQLMRAFYKKDRRQIKLLNDCWFFYHKAPGVEFDANNG, from the coding sequence TTGCCTCAATGGCTCAGCAACCAGCTCATGCGGGCCTTTTACAAAAAGGACCGGCGTCAAATTAAACTGTTGAACGATTGTTGGTTTTTTTATCATAAAGCACCTGGCGTGGAGTTCGATGCCAACAACGGGTAA
- a CDS encoding SprT family protein, giving the protein MESKSLSDSMNHSMSRSMSNEELQEWVERISLESFGVPFRHQATFNARLSSTGGRYFMKSHHIEINPHQLAAYGRSEVEKIIKHELCHYHLHLRGMGYQHRDADFKAWLARVGGSRHCQTLPGRTERKPQPYRYKLVCVSCKQEYMRKRKMNPQRYRCGKCGGKLRLLALDGTP; this is encoded by the coding sequence ATGGAGTCCAAGTCCCTGAGCGATTCAATGAACCATTCAATGAGCCGTTCTATGAGTAATGAAGAGCTTCAAGAATGGGTAGAGCGCATTTCGCTGGAGAGCTTCGGCGTGCCGTTTCGACATCAAGCCACCTTTAATGCGCGCTTGTCTTCCACAGGTGGTAGGTATTTTATGAAAAGTCATCATATTGAAATTAATCCACATCAACTCGCAGCTTACGGACGTTCTGAGGTGGAGAAAATTATTAAACATGAGCTGTGCCATTATCATTTGCATTTGCGCGGGATGGGCTATCAGCATCGAGATGCTGACTTCAAAGCATGGCTGGCCCGTGTAGGAGGAAGCAGGCATTGTCAGACTCTGCCGGGAAGAACGGAACGTAAGCCTCAGCCTTATCGTTACAAGCTAGTATGCGTTTCCTGTAAACAGGAGTATATGCGCAAGCGTAAGATGAATCCTCAGCGGTATCGCTGTGGGAAATGTGGAGGGAAGCTTCGCCTGTTGGCACTTGACGGCACCCCCTGA
- a CDS encoding Cof-type HAD-IIB family hydrolase, producing MKLFAIDMDGTLLNEEGKISKVNAEAIRQAQQQGVQVTIATGRAAYDAWTKLEEAELVTPVIGANGATVHDVHRRQLTSTPMGRSETFEVLSWLHDNDFYYEVMTDRAIYSPQNGHQLLAVEMDRLLSANPDISLDTLLHAAEKQYEQTGHTRIASYEDIPLDVEIYNVLCFSFDQAKLERGRERYRGFQGLNMVISSDRNFEVEHRDASKGNALRYLANHLSIPMQEAVAIGDSYNDISMLTMAGTGIAMGNAKDDIKAVCSQVTLTNAEDGVAHALLNILKTVEADTVK from the coding sequence ATGAAACTGTTTGCGATTGATATGGATGGAACACTGCTGAACGAGGAAGGAAAAATAAGCAAAGTGAACGCGGAGGCTATACGCCAAGCACAGCAGCAAGGCGTTCAGGTGACAATTGCCACTGGTAGAGCCGCTTATGACGCCTGGACGAAGCTAGAGGAAGCAGAGCTTGTAACTCCCGTCATTGGAGCAAACGGCGCAACCGTACACGATGTGCATCGTCGTCAGTTGACCTCTACTCCTATGGGCCGCAGTGAAACGTTTGAAGTGCTGAGCTGGCTGCATGACAACGACTTTTACTATGAGGTCATGACAGACCGCGCTATTTATTCTCCACAAAACGGACATCAGCTGCTTGCTGTTGAAATGGACCGCTTGCTGAGTGCCAACCCGGATATTTCGCTGGATACTTTATTACATGCAGCTGAAAAACAATATGAACAGACCGGACATACCCGGATCGCTTCATATGAGGACATTCCACTGGATGTAGAGATTTATAACGTGCTCTGTTTCTCCTTTGATCAAGCCAAATTAGAGCGGGGTCGTGAGCGTTATCGAGGTTTTCAGGGCCTAAACATGGTCATCTCTTCAGACCGTAACTTTGAAGTCGAGCATAGGGATGCGTCTAAAGGTAATGCATTGCGTTATCTGGCGAATCATCTGAGCATTCCCATGCAGGAAGCCGTAGCGATTGGGGACAGCTACAATGATATCTCCATGCTGACAATGGCAGGAACAGGCATTGCCATGGGCAATGCAAAAGACGACATCAAGGCCGTCTGCTCCCAAGTGACTCTGACTAATGCGGAAGATGGCGTCGCTCATGCTCTGTTGAACATACTCAAGACAGTCGAGGCTGACACCGTGAAATAG
- a CDS encoding DeoR/GlpR family DNA-binding transcription regulator: MYQEERMLKIVDYLQLHKRISVDDICEFFNVSRDTARRDLVKLEEHQKIIRTRGGALLPTLHHDPIGNYNERLLTVSEEKQVIGQLAASMVRDKDRIILDSSTTVQACAERLNVQECSVITNSINQADVLSGKDGVSIHLLGGRLQKEHRYVYGSSVIATLSHYFVDKAFIGIGGISAHGLSLIHEEDGMLKHQMMKQADQVIILADHSKFGINFPYRFADLSEVNIVITDRLPEPAMLEILQHYDVEVVIPS; encoded by the coding sequence ATGTATCAGGAAGAACGAATGTTAAAAATCGTTGATTACTTACAGCTTCATAAACGTATTTCGGTGGATGATATTTGTGAATTTTTTAATGTTTCACGAGATACGGCGCGTCGAGACCTCGTAAAACTTGAAGAACATCAAAAAATTATTCGCACCCGCGGCGGCGCTCTTCTCCCTACACTTCATCACGATCCAATTGGAAATTATAACGAAAGACTGCTTACTGTATCCGAGGAGAAACAAGTGATCGGACAGCTGGCTGCCAGCATGGTACGAGATAAGGATCGTATTATATTGGATTCCTCTACCACCGTACAGGCGTGTGCAGAAAGACTGAATGTGCAGGAATGTTCGGTCATCACCAATTCAATCAATCAGGCTGACGTGCTATCTGGTAAAGACGGTGTCTCCATACATCTGTTGGGAGGCCGCCTGCAAAAAGAACACCGATATGTATATGGCTCCTCCGTGATCGCCACTTTGTCTCACTATTTTGTAGACAAAGCCTTTATCGGGATTGGTGGTATATCTGCCCACGGACTAAGCCTAATTCATGAAGAAGACGGTATGCTGAAGCATCAGATGATGAAGCAGGCAGATCAGGTGATCATCCTTGCGGACCATTCGAAATTCGGAATCAATTTTCCATATCGTTTTGCCGATCTGTCTGAAGTTAATATCGTGATTACCGACAGATTGCCAGAACCAGCGATGCTGGAAATTTTGCAACATTATGATGTTGAAGTTGTTATACCCTCATAA
- a CDS encoding MarR family winged helix-turn-helix transcriptional regulator, which produces MDTQLLGNISENILGLFPIVKKKFFTYGPLDFPLHLSPNNFQVLLLLREVRLSTVSDLSKQLNVSRPNMTPLLDKLVEHGLADRQSCDSDRRVVNVAITQEGDAFCEQVFHTFSNKIQERLVYLPEEDLLHLSETLNELKHILLKIDNAAT; this is translated from the coding sequence ATGGACACTCAACTGTTAGGAAATATATCAGAAAATATTTTGGGCTTGTTTCCGATTGTGAAGAAGAAATTTTTCACCTACGGTCCGCTCGATTTCCCATTACACTTGTCGCCTAATAACTTTCAGGTATTACTGCTTCTGCGTGAGGTGCGCTTGTCTACGGTATCTGATTTATCCAAACAGCTCAATGTCTCACGTCCGAACATGACTCCTCTTCTGGACAAACTGGTGGAGCATGGGTTGGCTGACCGCCAGTCGTGTGATTCGGATCGCAGAGTCGTGAATGTGGCGATTACACAGGAAGGCGATGCTTTTTGTGAACAGGTATTTCATACCTTCTCCAATAAAATTCAAGAAAGACTGGTGTATCTGCCAGAAGAAGATTTATTGCATCTGAGCGAAACTTTGAATGAATTGAAGCATATCTTACTTAAAATCGACAACGCTGCTACGTGA
- a CDS encoding helix-turn-helix domain-containing protein — MQSIYHRIEELIKERGMTKKAFCQQLGISTGNFGDWKRGKTTPGTNKLIEIASFFDASLDWIMLGRDVQGEVLKESQDPYFFDASGQLNCQGETLSEAERNFILEYIEFTRFRKEKNQRNSTMG; from the coding sequence ATGCAATCTATTTACCATCGCATTGAGGAACTCATCAAGGAACGGGGAATGACGAAAAAGGCGTTCTGCCAGCAGTTAGGCATTAGTACAGGGAACTTCGGGGATTGGAAAAGAGGAAAAACGACGCCGGGCACGAATAAACTCATTGAAATCGCTTCTTTTTTTGATGCCAGTCTGGATTGGATTATGCTGGGTCGAGATGTACAGGGTGAGGTGCTGAAGGAGTCGCAAGACCCTTATTTTTTTGACGCTTCAGGGCAACTGAATTGCCAGGGGGAAACGCTTAGTGAAGCGGAAAGAAATTTTATACTTGAGTATATTGAATTTACCCGCTTTCGTAAAGAGAAAAACCAGCGCAATTCTACTATGGGGTAA
- a CDS encoding helix-turn-helix domain-containing protein: protein MGDQTIYQRIEALIKDRGMTKKAFCEKLKISSGNLGDWRRGKTTPGTAHLIQISDFFNVSLDWLMKGIKPGEGVLQEQKAAYFFGVMGPLNCQAEDLETEEQNFILEYVEFAKYRKQKSEKDKTKPE, encoded by the coding sequence TTGGGAGATCAAACTATTTATCAGCGGATTGAAGCTTTGATTAAGGATCGCGGAATGACCAAGAAGGCATTTTGTGAAAAACTTAAAATCAGTTCAGGGAATCTCGGTGATTGGAGAAGAGGTAAAACAACGCCGGGTACCGCCCATTTGATTCAGATTTCGGACTTTTTTAATGTATCGCTTGATTGGTTAATGAAAGGGATTAAGCCAGGGGAAGGCGTACTTCAGGAGCAGAAGGCTGCTTATTTTTTTGGAGTGATGGGGCCACTGAATTGCCAGGCAGAAGATCTTGAGACGGAAGAACAGAATTTTATTTTAGAATATGTTGAATTTGCGAAATACCGTAAGCAAAAAAGTGAGAAGGATAAAACAAAGCCGGAATAA
- a CDS encoding Rha family transcriptional regulator has translation MNNKMPVTSFGWAIKQRLVELRLDQKTFCETHNIPPSRLSNLIHGTRKAQRYRKQVAAILNIDDNDYKEAPPL, from the coding sequence TTGAACAACAAAATGCCTGTCACCTCCTTCGGGTGGGCCATCAAACAACGGCTTGTCGAACTTCGACTGGATCAGAAAACATTTTGTGAGACACACAATATTCCGCCTTCACGCTTGTCCAATCTGATTCACGGCACCCGCAAAGCACAAAGGTACAGAAAACAAGTTGCTGCAATTCTGAACATCGACGATAACGATTATAAGGAGGCACCGCCACTCTAA
- a CDS encoding urease accessory protein UreF, whose amino-acid sequence MLNYALLLDPSLPVGGFTRFNGLEKLFRNGHLNSLQDLKHYMLDDLYPQFTTVDGMAIKSLYVAIQQNDGWRIALIDKMLHTQRPSLQHVKELRLSGQRLLKLAKALYPWLEFDQLESILIQYNAIGTLATVHTWINFLLGNDVEQTVHGYLGAAVSFCVEDAFKLLNPPYEEKNPFMERMTSELLSAWKKLNEPEPTAFQRRFLHRHWSSSYITLPPFMSHNGQLNEFRLLSSPGLFKRLPASP is encoded by the coding sequence TTGCTGAACTATGCATTATTGTTGGACCCTTCCCTACCTGTTGGTGGCTTCACCCGTTTTAACGGACTGGAGAAACTATTCCGCAACGGACATTTGAACAGTTTACAAGACCTGAAACATTACATGCTGGATGATTTGTATCCTCAATTTACAACCGTTGACGGCATGGCTATCAAAAGTCTGTATGTCGCAATCCAACAGAATGACGGTTGGCGGATCGCTCTCATTGATAAGATGCTGCATACCCAACGTCCCTCCTTGCAGCACGTGAAGGAGTTGCGTCTATCCGGTCAGCGTCTACTCAAGCTCGCTAAGGCTCTTTATCCTTGGCTTGAATTTGACCAGTTGGAATCCATACTCATTCAATACAATGCAATTGGCACACTCGCTACCGTTCACACCTGGATTAACTTCCTTCTCGGAAACGATGTAGAACAGACCGTTCACGGCTATCTTGGCGCAGCGGTGTCCTTCTGTGTGGAAGATGCCTTCAAACTACTCAATCCTCCCTATGAGGAAAAGAACCCTTTTATGGAGCGTATGACCAGCGAGCTGCTCTCCGCATGGAAGAAGCTTAACGAACCTGAGCCAACCGCATTTCAGCGTCGCTTTCTTCACAGACATTGGTCCAGCTCCTACATCACTCTACCGCCTTTTATGAGCCATAATGGCCAGTTGAATGAATTTAGACTTCTTTCCTCCCCAGGCCTATTCAAACGTCTTCCAGCATCCCCCTGA
- a CDS encoding glutathione peroxidase, whose translation MTVYEYDAQTLQGKPIPLSTYKGNVLLIVNTASKCGLTPQYKALQELYDQYHEQGLEILGFPSNQFAKQEPGSSEEISEFCQINYGVTFPMFAKTDVNGDQAHPLFRYLTQTAPGVLGSKAIKWNFTKFLITREGNVFKRYAPQTTPDKLAGDIEKLLQQN comes from the coding sequence ATGACCGTTTATGAATATGATGCGCAAACCCTGCAAGGGAAACCAATTCCGTTATCCACATATAAAGGGAATGTTCTGCTTATTGTGAACACAGCCAGCAAATGCGGGTTAACCCCCCAATACAAAGCGTTACAAGAGCTATATGACCAGTACCACGAACAGGGGCTCGAAATTTTGGGATTTCCCAGCAACCAATTCGCCAAACAAGAGCCAGGTTCCAGCGAGGAGATTTCCGAGTTTTGCCAGATCAATTATGGTGTTACCTTTCCGATGTTCGCCAAGACAGATGTCAATGGCGATCAAGCGCACCCCTTATTTCGCTACCTGACCCAAACAGCTCCGGGGGTATTAGGGTCCAAAGCGATCAAATGGAATTTTACTAAATTCTTAATTACACGAGAAGGTAACGTATTTAAGCGCTATGCACCGCAAACCACTCCAGATAAGTTGGCGGGAGATATAGAGAAGCTTTTGCAGCAAAACTGA
- a CDS encoding potassium-transporting ATPase subunit F, whose product MIVILGLTAIVFMYLIYALLNPEKF is encoded by the coding sequence ATGATCGTTATACTTGGGCTTACGGCTATTGTGTTTATGTATTTAATCTACGCACTCCTGAACCCTGAAAAGTTCTAG
- the kdpA gene encoding potassium-transporting ATPase subunit KdpA, which yields MELLQIGIVIVILLLLVKPVGTYMYHVFSNEPNRTDRIFGGTEKLIYKIVGLKKLESMRWTTYVMSFIATNAVLVAISYLLLRLQGMLPGNPAGNSNMEASLAFNTVISFMTNTNLQHYSGESGLTYLTQMAFVTMMMFTSAASGFAVAAAFMRGLTRRGEGMGNFFQDFIKAIIRIFLPLAFVLTLVLVGLKVPQTLQPTADLTTLSGTQQQISMGPIASLESIKHLGTNGGGYAGANSAHPFENPSPWTNVLEILAMWVMPASLPYTFGLFARNRKQGWIIFSSMMVLFLIFLSITYVSEKTGNPLIQTLGVDASQGSMEGKEVRFGIGQSALFTAVTTAATTGSVNNMHDTLTPLGGMAALGEMMLNVIFGGKGVGLMNMLMYAILGVFICGLMVGRTPEFMGRKIEGKEMKLIAIAILVHPFLILAPTALAFMSHWGYDAVTNPGYHGLTQVLYEYASSAANNGSGFEGLSDNNVFWNMTTGMVMFFGRYVSMIALLAVAASLNAKAPTPVTTGILRTDNKLFGAILIGVVLLIGALTFLPVIVLGPVAEFLTM from the coding sequence ATGGAGCTGCTTCAAATTGGAATTGTGATCGTCATATTGTTGCTCTTGGTAAAGCCAGTGGGCACCTATATGTATCATGTATTCTCGAATGAACCCAATCGGACGGATCGGATTTTTGGCGGAACAGAAAAGCTGATTTATAAGATAGTAGGATTGAAGAAGCTGGAGAGCATGCGTTGGACTACGTATGTTATGAGTTTCATTGCAACGAATGCCGTGCTTGTGGCGATCAGCTACTTGCTGTTGCGTTTACAGGGAATGCTTCCCGGTAATCCGGCGGGAAACAGTAATATGGAAGCATCACTAGCTTTTAATACGGTAATCAGCTTTATGACGAATACGAATCTCCAACATTATAGCGGAGAAAGCGGGCTTACGTATCTGACACAGATGGCGTTCGTCACGATGATGATGTTCACTTCGGCTGCTTCCGGTTTTGCGGTTGCTGCGGCTTTTATGAGAGGATTGACGCGGCGCGGTGAAGGAATGGGCAATTTCTTTCAAGATTTTATTAAAGCCATTATAAGAATTTTCCTGCCGCTGGCCTTTGTGCTTACGCTGGTGCTGGTTGGATTGAAGGTACCCCAGACGCTACAACCTACGGCGGATCTTACGACGCTGAGCGGAACACAGCAGCAGATTTCTATGGGACCCATTGCTTCTCTGGAGTCCATCAAGCATTTGGGGACAAACGGGGGTGGTTATGCGGGAGCTAACTCTGCGCATCCTTTTGAAAATCCAAGTCCTTGGACGAACGTGCTGGAAATTTTGGCAATGTGGGTAATGCCGGCTTCGTTGCCGTATACCTTTGGATTGTTTGCCCGTAATCGTAAGCAGGGCTGGATTATTTTTAGCTCCATGATGGTATTGTTTCTTATTTTTCTATCCATTACGTACGTGTCTGAAAAGACAGGTAATCCGTTAATCCAGACACTGGGTGTGGATGCTTCTCAGGGAAGCATGGAAGGGAAAGAGGTTCGTTTCGGCATTGGACAATCGGCTTTATTCACTGCGGTCACAACAGCGGCAACGACAGGTTCGGTCAATAATATGCATGATACACTAACCCCACTGGGTGGCATGGCTGCTTTGGGAGAAATGATGCTAAACGTCATTTTTGGCGGCAAGGGTGTCGGACTGATGAATATGCTGATGTATGCGATTCTGGGTGTGTTTATATGCGGACTGATGGTCGGGAGAACTCCGGAATTTATGGGAAGGAAAATTGAAGGCAAGGAAATGAAGCTGATCGCGATTGCCATTTTGGTACATCCGTTTCTCATTCTCGCCCCAACTGCACTTGCATTTATGAGTCATTGGGGATACGATGCGGTCACGAACCCTGGCTATCACGGGTTGACTCAGGTGCTCTATGAATATGCGTCATCTGCCGCAAATAACGGTTCGGGATTTGAAGGTCTTTCGGATAACAATGTATTCTGGAACATGACGACGGGGATGGTTATGTTCTTCGGACGATATGTATCTATGATTGCATTGTTGGCTGTGGCGGCTTCGTTGAATGCCAAAGCACCGACTCCGGTGACGACGGGGATACTGCGCACGGACAACAAGTTATTTGGAGCCATTCTGATCGGGGTCGTGCTGCTGATTGGTGCGTTGACCTTTTTACCCGTCATCGTATTGGGACCTGTTGCTGAATTTTTGACTATGTGA